One Myxosarcina sp. GI1 genomic window carries:
- a CDS encoding glutamyl-tRNA reductase: MNIIVVGLSHKTASVEVREKLSIPEAQIEDAIARLQSYPHIEEVAIISTCNRLEIYAIAKGTEAGVTEICQFLSEKAQIPLHRLRKNLFILLREDALRHLMRVAAGLESLVLGEGQILAQVKTTHKLAQKYRGLGRLLDRLFKQAISVGKRVRSETSIGTGAMSISSAAVELAQTQVENLAPYSITIVGAGKMARLLVQHLLAKGATKISIVNRSHRRAQELANKFSHIDMKIYPIAEMIGAVANSDLVFTSTGATEPILDRAKLERHLFPERSLMLIDISVPRNIATNVSEISCVNCFNVDDLKAVVAANQESRRRIALEAEEIIEQEVANYILWWRSLETVPTISCLRSKVEDIREQELEKALSRLGSEFAEKHQEVIEALTRGIVNKILHEPMVQLRAQQDIEARRHCLQSLQMLFNLDTEEKFS, from the coding sequence ATGAATATTATAGTTGTCGGTTTAAGCCATAAAACTGCTTCTGTAGAAGTTAGAGAAAAATTAAGTATTCCAGAAGCACAAATAGAAGATGCGATCGCACGTTTGCAAAGTTATCCTCATATTGAAGAGGTTGCTATTATCAGCACCTGCAATCGTCTAGAGATTTATGCCATAGCTAAAGGAACCGAAGCAGGTGTTACAGAAATCTGTCAGTTTCTCTCTGAAAAAGCCCAGATCCCCCTGCACAGACTAAGAAAAAATTTATTTATTCTGCTGCGAGAAGATGCTTTACGACATCTTATGAGGGTAGCAGCAGGATTAGAAAGCTTGGTTTTGGGAGAAGGACAAATTCTCGCCCAGGTAAAAACCACCCACAAATTAGCACAAAAATATCGCGGACTAGGACGCTTGCTAGACCGCTTGTTCAAACAGGCTATTTCTGTAGGAAAAAGAGTTCGCAGCGAAACCAGTATTGGTACTGGTGCTATGTCGATTAGTTCTGCGGCTGTAGAATTAGCTCAAACTCAAGTTGAAAATCTGGCACCATACAGTATTACGATAGTAGGAGCAGGCAAAATGGCTCGCCTGTTGGTTCAGCACTTGTTGGCTAAAGGAGCGACTAAAATTTCAATCGTCAATCGTTCTCATCGGCGAGCACAAGAACTAGCTAATAAATTTTCTCACATAGACATGAAAATTTATCCTATCGCCGAAATGATAGGGGCAGTTGCTAACAGCGATCTAGTTTTTACCAGCACTGGCGCTACAGAACCAATACTCGACCGAGCCAAATTAGAACGTCATCTTTTCCCAGAACGTTCTTTGATGCTAATTGACATTTCCGTACCGCGAAATATTGCCACTAACGTTAGCGAGATTAGCTGTGTCAACTGTTTTAACGTAGACGATCTCAAAGCTGTTGTTGCTGCCAATCAAGAAAGCCGTCGCCGAATAGCACTTGAAGCCGAAGAAATTATCGAACAAGAAGTAGCTAATTATATTTTATGGTGGCGCTCTTTAGAAACTGTTCCTACTATCAGCTGTTTGCGTAGTAAAGTAGAAGACATTCGCGAGCAAGAGTTGGAAAAAGCTTTGTCTCGTTTGGGTTCGGAATTTGCTGAAAAACATCAGGAAGTAATTGAGGCTCTTACTAGAGGAATTGTTAATAAAATTCTGCACGAGCCGATGGTACAGTTGAGAGCACAACAAGATATTGAAGCTCGCCGTCATTGTCTTCAATCTTTACAAATGTTGTTTAATTTAGATACCGAAGAAAAATTTAGCTGA
- the glpX gene encoding class II fructose-bisphosphatase — MENTLGLEIIEVVEQAAIASAKWMGKGEKDTADQVAVEAMRERMNKIYMRGKIVIGEGERDDAPMLYIGEEVGICTREDAANYCNPDELIEIDIAVDPCEGTNLVAYGQNGSMAVLAISEKGGLFAAPDFYMKKLAAPAVARGHVDINKSATENLQILSDCMSRSIEELVVVVMDRSRHKDLINEIREAGARVRLISDGDVSAAISCAFAGTNIHALMGIGAAPEGVISAAAMRCLGGHFQGQLIYDPETVKTGLIGESKESNLARLKEMGIEDPNKVYNAEELAGGETVLFAACGITPGTLMEGVRFFKGGARTQSLVISSQSKTARFVDTVHMFDQPKSLQLR; from the coding sequence GTGGAAAACACTCTAGGTTTAGAAATTATTGAAGTAGTCGAACAAGCAGCGATCGCATCTGCTAAATGGATGGGTAAAGGGGAAAAAGACACCGCCGACCAGGTAGCAGTAGAAGCCATGCGCGAGCGCATGAACAAAATTTACATGCGTGGTAAAATCGTTATTGGAGAAGGAGAGCGAGACGATGCACCAATGCTATATATTGGCGAGGAAGTAGGTATTTGTACTCGTGAAGATGCAGCAAACTATTGTAATCCCGACGAACTAATTGAAATTGATATTGCGGTCGATCCTTGTGAGGGAACTAATTTAGTTGCCTATGGACAAAATGGTTCTATGGCAGTACTCGCAATTTCAGAAAAAGGTGGATTGTTCGCCGCTCCAGATTTTTACATGAAAAAATTAGCCGCACCTGCTGTAGCTAGAGGTCATGTAGACATCAACAAGTCGGCAACAGAAAATCTCCAAATTCTCTCAGACTGCATGAGTCGTTCTATTGAAGAACTAGTTGTAGTGGTGATGGATCGCTCGCGTCATAAAGACTTAATTAATGAAATTCGCGAAGCTGGAGCCAGAGTTAGACTAATCAGCGATGGTGATGTTTCAGCCGCTATTTCCTGTGCTTTTGCTGGTACGAATATTCATGCACTTATGGGTATTGGTGCCGCACCAGAAGGAGTGATTTCAGCTGCAGCAATGCGCTGTTTAGGCGGACATTTTCAGGGACAGTTAATTTACGATCCAGAAACAGTTAAAACAGGTTTGATTGGTGAAAGCAAAGAAAGCAATCTTGCTAGATTAAAAGAAATGGGTATTGAAGATCCTAACAAAGTTTACAATGCTGAAGAACTAGCTGGTGGTGAAACAGTTTTATTTGCTGCCTGCGGAATTACTCCAGGAACCTTAATGGAAGGAGTACGCTTTTTTAAAGGCGGTGCTAGAACTCAAAGCTTAGTTATTTCTTCTCAGTCTAAAACCGCTCGTTTTGTAGATACCGTACATATGTTCGACCAACCAAAAAGTTTGCAACTACGTTAG
- the yidD gene encoding membrane protein insertion efficiency factor YidD, with product MKIILTALIVGYRRFVSPLFPASCRFQPTCSQYALEAIDKFGAFKGSWLAFKRILKCNPFYPCGYDPVPAKKKEDKMLASKTSE from the coding sequence ATGAAAATTATCTTGACCGCACTTATTGTTGGTTATCGTCGTTTTGTTTCTCCTTTGTTTCCTGCTAGCTGTCGTTTTCAACCGACTTGTTCTCAATATGCTTTAGAAGCGATCGATAAATTTGGTGCCTTCAAAGGTAGCTGGTTGGCTTTCAAGCGTATTTTAAAATGCAATCCTTTTTATCCCTGTGGTTACGATCCCGTTCCTGCTAAAAAAAAAGAGGACAAGATGCTCGCCTCAAAAACAAGCGAATAA
- a CDS encoding glycerol-3-phosphate acyltransferase has translation MNLTPIWGSLVILLICPLIGGLPLIDWMTYAITGRQLSKLGTGNISVSAAFYHGGKLAGILAVLSEAAKGIIAVLLVRAFFPNGSVWEIIAIVALVAGRYWLGKSAGTTNAVWGIITHDLLAAGLIFLISLVSFTVIRDRQMGKFGALILLAIIIGLQHPQEPEYAIAAAILGGLLAWIYTQIPDDLDLAATAGQTDTQSLFRFFQGDKNIVTLDSKLNANKVGNKAANLSLLKRLGYDVPQGWVLAPGEDFQPLVEYLQPSVAEPLIVRSSAVGEDSLTASAAGQYLSIANVTNSMALKQAILECQSSYFQSNAIEYRQNRSQKDLSLAILLQKQVKGEFSGVAFSRDPIDSFNDSVAIEALPGEANKVVSGKFTPQRYCVAIPDSLSQTEITISEADNNDSTIIIPRHLLESVALLAREMEDLFESVPQDIEWTYDGEKLWLLQVRPITNLQPVWTRRIAAEVIPGKIPPLTWSINQPLTCGVWGQLFTLVLGKKARDLDFNQTATLHFSSAYFNATLLGTIFRRMGLPSESLEFLTRGSKFSKPPLTSTIKNFPGLWRLLRLELSLIKDFDRDRQKTFAPILQELKAQTVGELSASEIVSRIETILEVLTKVTYYSILAPLSLALRRAILQVPETSLDNSKTPEVAAVHELADLATDIRKLLASEQITMDSSASLFAHIAENADGENILEQFNIWLDKYGYLSEAATDISIPRWQDKPSIPREMLAQYFFDREKSRQARASSDRSNSSWKTKIIQARVDLKGEVSEIYNRLLAYLRWSFLALGTYWQRSGAIEVTEDIFFLSFEEIKRIEIETDLEFKHQFSQQIAQRNARWQREKELTAVPYIVYGQPNSLSMPTLSALKARQQLTGIGTSTGQIEGTVKVVCNLRSGTNIDRQTIIVVPHTDAGWSPLLARAGGLISEVGGRLSHGAIVAREYNIPAVMDIPNATRLLKNGQRVRMNGQTGIVEILS, from the coding sequence ATGAACCTCACACCAATCTGGGGTTCTCTAGTTATCTTGTTAATTTGTCCCCTTATAGGTGGATTACCCCTTATTGACTGGATGACCTATGCTATTACTGGTCGGCAACTAAGCAAACTCGGTACGGGCAACATCTCTGTATCCGCAGCTTTTTATCATGGTGGCAAACTAGCTGGTATTCTAGCAGTACTCTCAGAAGCTGCGAAAGGAATTATCGCTGTATTGCTGGTGCGTGCTTTTTTCCCCAATGGTTCGGTGTGGGAAATAATTGCCATAGTTGCTTTAGTTGCAGGAAGATATTGGCTTGGTAAAAGTGCGGGAACTACAAACGCAGTTTGGGGAATAATAACTCACGACTTATTAGCTGCTGGACTGATATTTTTAATTAGCCTGGTTAGTTTTACAGTTATTCGCGATCGCCAAATGGGAAAGTTTGGTGCTTTAATACTGCTGGCGATTATTATTGGTTTGCAACATCCTCAAGAACCAGAATACGCGATCGCAGCGGCTATTTTAGGTGGTTTACTCGCTTGGATTTATACACAAATACCAGACGATCTCGATCTAGCCGCTACAGCAGGACAAACAGATACTCAATCGCTGTTTCGCTTTTTTCAGGGGGACAAAAATATAGTTACTTTAGACAGTAAACTAAATGCCAATAAAGTAGGTAATAAAGCTGCCAATCTCTCCTTGCTCAAACGATTGGGTTATGACGTACCCCAAGGCTGGGTTCTAGCTCCTGGAGAAGATTTCCAACCTTTAGTAGAGTATTTGCAGCCTTCTGTAGCCGAACCATTAATCGTGCGCTCTTCTGCCGTTGGTGAAGATTCACTTACTGCTTCGGCAGCAGGACAGTATCTTAGCATAGCAAATGTTACCAATTCGATGGCTTTGAAACAGGCAATTTTAGAATGTCAGTCCTCATATTTTCAGAGCAACGCCATCGAATATCGACAAAACCGCTCTCAAAAAGATCTATCTCTAGCAATTTTGTTGCAAAAACAAGTTAAAGGTGAGTTTAGCGGCGTGGCTTTTAGTCGCGACCCCATAGATAGTTTTAATGATAGTGTAGCGATCGAAGCTTTACCAGGAGAGGCGAATAAAGTCGTGTCGGGAAAGTTTACCCCTCAAAGATACTGCGTTGCCATTCCTGATAGCTTATCTCAGACAGAAATTACTATCTCAGAAGCAGACAATAATGATTCTACAATTATCATTCCCCGACATTTGCTAGAGTCGGTAGCTTTACTAGCTAGAGAAATGGAAGACTTATTTGAAAGTGTTCCACAAGATATCGAATGGACTTACGATGGGGAAAAACTGTGGCTCTTGCAGGTACGTCCTATTACCAATCTTCAACCAGTCTGGACTCGCCGTATTGCTGCTGAAGTAATTCCTGGAAAAATTCCTCCTTTAACCTGGTCGATCAACCAGCCTCTAACCTGTGGCGTATGGGGACAGTTGTTTACTTTAGTTTTGGGCAAAAAAGCGCGAGATTTAGATTTTAACCAGACTGCAACCCTGCATTTTTCCAGTGCCTATTTTAACGCTACCCTGTTAGGTACTATCTTTCGCCGTATGGGTTTACCTTCGGAAAGTTTGGAATTTTTGACTAGAGGGTCAAAATTTAGCAAACCACCGCTAACATCTACGATTAAAAATTTTCCTGGTTTGTGGAGATTGTTAAGGCTGGAGTTGAGCTTAATTAAAGATTTCGATCGCGATCGCCAAAAAACCTTTGCTCCTATACTACAAGAATTAAAAGCTCAAACAGTCGGCGAACTATCGGCTTCAGAAATAGTATCTAGAATTGAAACAATTCTAGAAGTACTTACCAAAGTAACCTACTATAGTATTCTCGCGCCGCTAAGTTTGGCGTTACGGCGAGCGATCTTACAAGTACCAGAAACCAGCTTGGATAACAGCAAAACTCCAGAAGTAGCCGCAGTGCACGAGCTTGCAGATTTAGCAACTGATATCCGTAAGTTATTGGCTTCAGAACAGATAACGATGGACTCTTCTGCTTCTTTGTTCGCTCATATTGCCGAAAATGCAGATGGGGAAAACATTTTAGAACAGTTTAATATCTGGTTAGATAAATATGGTTATTTAAGTGAAGCGGCTACCGATATCTCTATTCCTCGGTGGCAAGATAAGCCGAGTATTCCTAGAGAGATGCTGGCACAGTATTTTTTCGATCGTGAAAAAAGCAGACAAGCTAGAGCCTCAAGCGATCGCTCTAATTCTTCGTGGAAAACTAAAATAATTCAAGCGCGAGTGGATCTTAAAGGTGAAGTTAGCGAGATATACAATCGACTTCTAGCTTACTTGCGCTGGAGCTTTTTGGCATTAGGAACTTACTGGCAACGCTCAGGCGCGATTGAAGTAACGGAAGACATCTTTTTTCTAAGTTTTGAGGAAATAAAACGAATTGAAATTGAAACAGATTTAGAATTTAAGCATCAGTTTTCCCAACAAATTGCCCAAAGAAATGCACGATGGCAACGAGAAAAAGAATTAACTGCCGTTCCCTACATAGTTTATGGTCAGCCCAATTCTCTATCTATGCCTACTTTATCTGCTCTCAAGGCGCGGCAGCAGCTAACGGGAATTGGTACGAGTACGGGTCAGATAGAAGGAACAGTTAAGGTTGTATGTAATTTGCGTTCGGGAACAAACATCGATCGCCAAACAATTATTGTCGTTCCCCATACCGATGCGGGCTGGTCGCCGCTACTGGCTCGCGCTGGGGGGTTAATTTCAGAAGTGGGGGGCAGGCTGTCTCATGGCGCAATCGTCGCTAGAGAATACAATATTCCTGCGGTCATGGATATTCCCAATGCCACTCGTTTATTAAAAAATGGTCAAAGAGTAAGAATGAACGGTCAAACTGGTATAGTAGAAATTTTAAGTTGA
- a CDS encoding hemolysin family protein — MFGLIVAVIVVITGSAICSGSETAILSISLIRAKQLAQSKKPATLALLKIRSKINRPIATVVILNNIFNIIGSIVIGSLAARELGDTLLGIFSGALTFLIIVFGEIVPKTLSQRYAERIAVAIAIPVRLLTVLFTPLVWLVERVTAPFTQANKIPTTNEAEIKFLANIGYQEGVIEDDEAEMIQHVFQLNDLTAADLMSPRIIVTYLKGDLTLAESQHDIIQSQHTRILVIEDSIDRAIGLVLKDQLLTAIVTGESGCKVADLARPIHFVPETIRADKLLKVFQQTREHLAVVLDEYGGVAGVVTLEDVLEVLTGEIVDETDRNVDLQEIARKRRKRLLQSRGIINE, encoded by the coding sequence ATGTTTGGCTTAATTGTTGCAGTTATCGTAGTTATTACAGGTTCGGCAATTTGTTCTGGTTCGGAAACTGCTATTTTATCAATATCTCTAATTAGAGCCAAACAGCTAGCTCAGTCAAAAAAACCAGCTACTTTGGCATTGCTCAAAATTCGCAGCAAAATTAATCGCCCTATTGCCACAGTCGTAATTCTCAATAATATTTTTAATATTATTGGTAGTATCGTGATTGGTAGTTTGGCAGCTAGAGAACTGGGCGATACTTTACTGGGTATATTTTCAGGAGCTTTAACCTTTTTAATTATCGTGTTTGGCGAAATTGTTCCCAAAACCCTAAGCCAACGTTATGCCGAACGTATTGCTGTAGCGATCGCCATACCAGTTAGATTATTAACGGTTTTGTTTACCCCATTAGTCTGGTTGGTAGAAAGAGTAACTGCACCGTTTACTCAAGCTAATAAAATTCCCACAACCAACGAAGCCGAAATCAAATTTTTAGCCAACATTGGTTATCAAGAAGGGGTAATTGAAGACGACGAAGCCGAAATGATCCAGCACGTCTTTCAGCTAAACGACTTGACTGCCGCCGATTTAATGTCTCCTAGAATTATCGTTACTTATCTTAAAGGCGATCTAACTCTAGCAGAATCGCAGCACGATATTATTCAATCGCAACATACTCGTATTCTGGTTATTGAAGATTCTATCGATCGCGCAATTGGTTTGGTACTAAAAGACCAATTGTTAACTGCTATAGTTACTGGTGAAAGCGGGTGCAAAGTCGCCGATCTGGCACGACCCATTCACTTTGTACCAGAAACTATCAGAGCTGATAAACTACTTAAAGTGTTTCAGCAAACCAGAGAGCATTTAGCGGTAGTTTTAGATGAATATGGCGGTGTTGCTGGTGTCGTCACCTTGGAAGATGTTTTGGAAGTATTGACGGGTGAAATTGTTGATGAAACAGACCGCAATGTCGATCTACAAGAAATTGCTCGTAAGAGACGCAAGCGTCTTTTACAGTCTAGAGGTATTATCAACGAATAG
- a CDS encoding GDP-L-fucose synthase, with amino-acid sequence MLDLISKRILVTGGAGFLGKQVIDQLCKAGASLDKISVPRSRRLDLRQLENCQQAAANQDIIIHLAAHVGGIGLNREKPAELFYDNLMMGAQLIHAAYEAGVEKFVCVGTICAYPKFTPVPFLEDNLWDGYPEETNAPYGIAKKALLVQLQSYRQQYGFNGIYLLPVNLYGPEDNFDPRSSHVIPALVRKVHEAQQQGDKKLPVWGDGSPTREFLYSTDAARGIVMATQKYDEPEPVNLGTNYEISIRDLVELICDVMNFEGEIVWQTDKPNGQPRRCLDTQRAKEKFGFVAETEFRQGLKNTVDWYRQYGE; translated from the coding sequence ATGCTAGATCTTATAAGCAAGCGGATTTTAGTTACGGGTGGTGCGGGCTTTTTGGGCAAGCAGGTAATCGACCAGTTGTGCAAGGCTGGAGCTAGTTTGGATAAAATTTCCGTACCGCGATCGCGCCGACTAGATTTACGCCAACTTGAAAACTGTCAGCAGGCAGCTGCAAATCAAGATATTATTATTCACTTAGCGGCTCACGTCGGCGGTATAGGCTTGAATCGAGAAAAGCCAGCAGAGTTATTTTACGATAATTTAATGATGGGAGCGCAGTTAATTCATGCTGCTTACGAAGCTGGGGTAGAAAAGTTTGTCTGCGTTGGTACAATTTGCGCCTATCCTAAATTTACTCCCGTTCCTTTTTTAGAGGACAATCTTTGGGACGGCTACCCAGAAGAAACCAATGCTCCTTACGGTATTGCCAAAAAAGCTTTACTAGTACAGCTACAGTCCTATCGGCAGCAGTATGGTTTTAACGGCATTTATCTCTTACCAGTAAATTTATACGGTCCCGAAGATAATTTCGATCCCCGCAGTTCTCATGTCATTCCCGCTTTAGTTCGTAAAGTACACGAAGCACAACAACAAGGGGATAAAAAACTTCCCGTTTGGGGTGATGGCAGTCCTACTCGTGAGTTCCTTTATTCTACCGATGCAGCCCGAGGCATCGTCATGGCGACTCAGAAATATGACGAACCCGAACCAGTCAACTTAGGAACTAACTACGAAATTTCCATCCGCGATTTAGTCGAGTTAATTTGCGATGTGATGAATTTTGAAGGCGAAATTGTTTGGCAAACCGATAAACCCAACGGTCAGCCCCGTCGCTGTTTGGATACGCAACGCGCCAAAGAAAAATTTGGTTTTGTTGCCGAAACTGAGTTTCGTCAGGGATTAAAAAATACTGTTGACTGGTATCGCCAGTATGGAGAATAA
- the gmd gene encoding GDP-mannose 4,6-dehydratase has protein sequence MTKTKVALITGITGQDGSYLSEFLLDKGYEVHGIIRRTSTFNTDRIDHIYVDPHSSDAKLFLHYGDLTDGTTLRRILEAVKPVEIYNLGAQSHVRVSFDSPEYTVDSVGMGTLRLLEAIRDYQQRTGIEVKFYQAGSSEMFGKVQEVPQKESTPFYPRSPYACAKVYAHWQTVNYRESYDLFACNGILFNHESPRRGETFVTRKITRAVARIVEGSQKKLYLGNLDSKRDWGYAKDYVKAMWMMLQQDKPDDYVVATGETHEIREFLDIAFGYVGLNWHDYVAFDPRYLRPAEVDLLIGDPTLTKQKLGWQLSVTFEELVQLMVNADLKTLNLPLPNTRLKGSEDNAHIRRTFAQIVD, from the coding sequence ATGACAAAAACAAAAGTAGCTCTGATTACTGGTATTACTGGTCAAGATGGCTCTTACCTAAGTGAATTTTTGTTAGATAAAGGCTATGAAGTTCACGGTATTATTCGCCGCACTTCTACTTTTAATACCGATCGCATCGATCATATTTATGTCGATCCTCATAGTTCTGATGCCAAACTATTTTTACATTACGGTGACTTAACTGATGGTACTACTCTGCGTCGCATTTTAGAAGCAGTCAAACCAGTAGAAATTTATAATTTAGGAGCGCAGTCTCACGTACGTGTTAGTTTTGATTCTCCAGAATATACTGTAGATTCTGTGGGTATGGGAACCTTACGTTTATTGGAGGCAATCCGCGACTATCAGCAAAGAACGGGAATTGAAGTTAAATTCTATCAGGCAGGTTCTTCGGAAATGTTTGGCAAAGTGCAGGAAGTTCCCCAAAAAGAAAGCACGCCTTTTTATCCCCGCAGTCCCTATGCCTGTGCCAAAGTATACGCTCACTGGCAGACGGTAAACTATCGAGAATCTTACGATTTGTTCGCCTGTAACGGTATTCTATTTAATCATGAATCTCCCCGAAGAGGTGAAACTTTTGTCACGCGCAAAATTACTAGAGCGGTAGCTAGAATTGTTGAAGGTTCTCAGAAAAAGCTTTATTTGGGTAACTTAGATTCTAAACGGGACTGGGGCTATGCCAAAGACTATGTTAAAGCAATGTGGATGATGCTACAGCAAGACAAACCAGATGATTATGTGGTAGCTACGGGAGAGACTCATGAAATTAGAGAGTTTCTAGATATTGCTTTTGGTTACGTTGGTTTAAACTGGCATGACTATGTAGCTTTCGATCCTCGTTACTTACGTCCTGCTGAAGTGGATCTACTAATTGGCGATCCTACTCTCACCAAACAAAAACTTGGTTGGCAACTTTCAGTAACTTTTGAAGAGTTAGTCCAATTAATGGTAAATGCCGACTTAAAGACTTTAAATTTACCGCTCCCAAATACCAGACTTAAAGGCTCTGAAGATAACGCTCACATTCGCCGAACTTTTGCTCAAATTGTAGATTAG
- a CDS encoding sugar transferase, translated as MTANSQLISAKLLQSLVRKRLQPLVGSNKLLSSLALAAWDGNFAKRLFDIVFSLFVLVACSPICLFLMTLIAISSSGPIFYRQQRIGKNHRVFSCIKFRTMVDNADSMLVTMMSDSPQIRQEFEADFKLKQDPRITKIGKFLRLTSLDEFPQFWNVLRGDMSVVGPRPLVPEELYKYGRKIDTVLTIKPGITGLWQVSGRNDIPYPKRIKIDVYYATSHNWLLDLWIIFKTIGIVVFPNKNGAY; from the coding sequence ATGACTGCTAACAGCCAACTTATTTCCGCCAAGCTCTTACAAAGTCTAGTTAGAAAAAGATTGCAGCCGCTAGTAGGCTCAAACAAACTGCTATCTAGTCTAGCTTTAGCAGCTTGGGACGGAAATTTTGCCAAACGTTTGTTTGATATTGTTTTTTCTCTATTCGTGCTAGTTGCTTGTTCCCCTATATGTCTATTTTTAATGACATTAATTGCAATTAGTTCATCAGGACCTATTTTTTACCGACAGCAAAGAATTGGTAAAAATCATCGAGTCTTTAGCTGTATTAAATTTCGCACGATGGTCGATAATGCAGATTCGATGTTAGTGACAATGATGAGTGATTCGCCCCAAATTCGTCAGGAATTTGAAGCCGATTTTAAATTAAAACAAGATCCTAGAATTACCAAAATTGGTAAGTTTTTGCGTTTGACTAGCCTAGATGAATTTCCGCAGTTTTGGAATGTTTTAAGGGGTGATATGAGTGTCGTTGGTCCTCGTCCCTTAGTGCCAGAAGAACTTTACAAATATGGTCGTAAAATCGATACCGTTTTGACGATTAAACCAGGAATTACGGGACTGTGGCAGGTATCTGGACGAAATGATATTCCCTATCCCAAGCGTATTAAAATTGATGTTTATTACGCTACTAGCCATAACTGGTTGCTAGATCTTTGGATTATCTTTAAGACTATCGGTATAGTTGTTTTTCCTAACAAGAATGGAGCTTATTAA
- a CDS encoding glycosyltransferase, translating to MKLKYALVHEWLTPQATGGSELVVREILKHIEADLYALIDFESVNPESYLYKRAIGTTFLQHFPLARNGVQKFLPLLPVAIEQLNLQEYDVILSSSHAVAKGVLVKPEQLHICYCHTPMRYAWDLTFDYLRGDRLGRGFPGIVTRYILHRLRQWDVVSANRVDYFIANSNHTARRIWRCYRRKAKVIYPPVDLAKFTFQTQKEDFYLTVSRLVSYKQIQLIVEAFNQLQKPLVVIGGGSQLQQIRKLAKSNIKILGWQSDLVVKEYLQKAKAFVYAACEDFGIALVEAQACGTPVIAYGKGGALETVKDIXAAPEGTGLFFQKQQPDDLVKAVVTFEKLHTKIDRENCRLQAMKFEPTVFKQSYLEFIERCYEEFRLLS from the coding sequence GTGAAATTAAAATATGCTTTAGTACACGAATGGTTAACTCCGCAAGCCACAGGAGGCTCGGAACTAGTCGTTCGAGAAATTTTAAAGCATATTGAAGCCGATCTTTATGCCTTAATTGATTTTGAATCGGTCAATCCCGAAAGCTATCTCTACAAACGTGCGATTGGCACTACTTTTTTACAACATTTTCCCCTGGCACGTAATGGGGTGCAAAAATTCCTACCCCTCTTACCCGTGGCGATCGAACAACTAAATTTGCAAGAGTATGATGTAATTTTATCCTCATCCCATGCTGTTGCGAAGGGCGTTTTAGTCAAACCAGAGCAGTTGCACATATGTTACTGCCATACTCCAATGCGCTACGCCTGGGATCTAACGTTTGATTATCTACGGGGCGATCGCCTGGGACGAGGATTTCCAGGTATAGTCACTAGATACATTTTGCATCGCTTGAGACAATGGGATGTAGTTTCTGCTAATCGAGTCGATTACTTTATTGCTAACTCTAATCATACAGCCAGACGAATTTGGCGTTGCTATCGCCGTAAAGCCAAAGTTATTTATCCTCCCGTAGATCTAGCTAAATTTACCTTTCAAACTCAAAAAGAAGACTTTTATCTGACCGTTTCTCGGTTAGTCAGCTACAAACAAATTCAGTTAATTGTAGAAGCATTCAATCAGCTTCAAAAACCTCTGGTCGTAATTGGTGGTGGTTCGCAACTACAGCAAATTCGCAAACTAGCCAAATCTAATATTAAAATTCTAGGCTGGCAAAGCGATCTGGTAGTAAAAGAATATTTGCAAAAAGCTAAAGCTTTTGTTTATGCTGCTTGTGAAGATTTTGGCATTGCTTTAGTTGAAGCGCAGGCTTGTGGAACTCCAGTAATTGCCTATGGTAAAGGAGGTGCTTTAGAAACAGTGAAAGATATTSGAGCCGCTCCAGAAGGTACGGGTTTATTTTTTCAAAAACAGCAGCCAGATGATTTAGTCAAAGCCGTTGTAACTTTTGAAAAATTGCATACTAAAATCGATCGCGAAAACTGTCGTTTGCAGGCAATGAAGTTTGAACCGACGGTTTTTAAACAATCATATCTAGAATTTATCGAACGCTGTTATGAAGAGTTTCGATTACTCAGCTAA